The Chryseobacterium sp. LJ668 genome segment GGATAAATATGATTTTATTGCTCCAAAATTCAGAAGGGCAATGTATTTGCACGGCGCGCATGATATTGGTCACGCGATGCAGGATTTAATGGTGGTTGGCTGTACTTCGCTCGCGGTCTGGAATGAAAATACCGAAGACGGAGACTTGCTGATCGGAAGAAATTTTGACTTTTACGTTGGTGATGATTTTGCTAAAAATAAATTAATAGAATTTGTAGAGCCTGACGAAGGAATCGCCTATATGTCGGTAAGCTGGCCAGGAATGATCGGTGTAGTGTCGGGGATGAATAAGGAAGGTCTAACGGTAACAATCAATGCAGGAAAATCTAAAATTCCGTTGACTGCAAAAACACCGATTTCTCTGGTTACAAGAGAAATCCTTCAATATGCAAAAAATATTGATGAAGCAGTTGCGATTGCCAGAAAACGAAAAGTTTTCGTTTCAGAATCTATTTTGGTTGGAAGTGCAAATGATAAAAAAGCGATTATCATTGAAGTTTCACCTAAAAATTTTGGGGTATACCAGGTAAATAATACAAGCAAAGTTTTTTGTACGAACCACTTTCAGTCTGACGCTTATCAAGATGATAAAAGAAATCAAAAGCATATTGTCGAAAGCCATTCAGAATACCGCTACGAGAAACTGCAGGAGCTTATACAGGTAAATACAAAACTAAATCCTGAAAAGCTGGCTTCTATCTTAAGAGATAAGTCAGGCTTAAAAAATAAAAGTATTGGCTACGGAAATGAGAAGGCGATTAATCAATTGTTAGCGCATCATGCGGTCATATTTTCACCTGAAAAAAAAATGGTTTGGGTTTCGTCAAATCCTTACCAATTGGGCGAATTTGTCTGTTATGATCTAAATGAGATTTTCTCTGATGAAAGATTGAAAGATGGTAAATTTGCAAAATCTGAACTGAATATTGCAAAAGATCCTTTCGTAGATTCTAAGGAATTTCAGGATTATGAGAAATTTAAATTTTTAAGTTCTGAAGTTGAGAAAGCAATTGATGGTAGAATTCTTCTCACAGATAATTTTTTGATGAATTATCAATCTTTAAACAAGGATTTCTGGTGGGTTTATTACCAAACCGGGAAA includes the following:
- a CDS encoding C45 family autoproteolytic acyltransferase/hydolase gives rise to the protein MVKKENNILAFVILNETNCSGESQQVKKDSFFCQSNKCWKINTLFYLLITINLISCGVRKSIKHTPDVQQYALEIPKISNLNDSTFSFNENYLTKNKQQLWELYIKGSPLQLGYNNGALTQNLMQKQEEIFFSKVEGFVPSKFKQNLLRGLLKWYNRKMYLNVRNDFQAELYGLSQYSSDKYDFIAPKFRRAMYLHGAHDIGHAMQDLMVVGCTSLAVWNENTEDGDLLIGRNFDFYVGDDFAKNKLIEFVEPDEGIAYMSVSWPGMIGVVSGMNKEGLTVTINAGKSKIPLTAKTPISLVTREILQYAKNIDEAVAIARKRKVFVSESILVGSANDKKAIIIEVSPKNFGVYQVNNTSKVFCTNHFQSDAYQDDKRNQKHIVESHSEYRYEKLQELIQVNTKLNPEKLASILRDKSGLKNKSIGYGNEKAINQLLAHHAVIFSPEKKMVWVSSNPYQLGEFVCYDLNEIFSDERLKDGKFAKSELNIAKDPFVDSKEFQDYEKFKFLSSEVEKAIDGRILLTDNFLMNYQSLNKDFWWVYYQTGKYYYKVKEYSKAKSEFEKALTKEITTVPDKQSVEKYLHKTVKKLR